A part of Paenarthrobacter sp. A20 genomic DNA contains:
- a CDS encoding amino acid permease — translation MNQQTTSKSVLRRKPIDDIEEENKHSGLFKSLGLWQLTAIGVGGIIGVGIFSLAGLVAHGSEGTPGVGPAVLFSFLIAGLASGAAALSYAEFAGMIPRAGSAYTYGYVALGEIIGWFIGWDLLLEYIAIVAVVAIGISGYFDAFLSGIGIHMPTWMTSTADEGKGGIINLPAILVCLLVTWILSRGTKAFGRFELVAVAIKVILILFIIGLGIFYVNAENYNPFMPSGFGPVIAGAATVFFAVFGYDAMSTAAEEAKDGKKHMPKAIILSLIIAMLLYVAATLVLTGMQNYKDINPTAGFASAFQGVGLPVIATIISVFAVLSILTVMLTFLLGVTRVWFSMSRDGLLPGWFAKTDRHGTPQRVTWIAGVASAFLAGVFPIKEVADLTNIGILAAFVVVCVSVIVFRYTKPNAPRTFRLPLMPVVPAFGVLASAFLMFQLHWETWLRFGVWLVIGLVIYFAYGRRHSLMNPDSPRHKVSSTPSA, via the coding sequence ATGAATCAACAGACGACTTCCAAGTCCGTCCTGAGACGCAAGCCGATCGACGACATTGAGGAAGAAAACAAGCACAGCGGACTATTCAAGAGTCTTGGCCTCTGGCAACTGACGGCCATCGGCGTCGGGGGAATTATCGGCGTCGGGATTTTCTCCCTTGCCGGACTTGTAGCCCATGGCAGCGAGGGAACTCCGGGCGTTGGCCCTGCCGTGCTGTTTTCCTTCCTGATCGCCGGCCTGGCGTCCGGCGCAGCCGCGCTTTCCTACGCCGAATTCGCTGGGATGATCCCCCGTGCCGGCTCGGCTTACACCTACGGCTATGTGGCCCTTGGCGAGATCATTGGCTGGTTCATCGGTTGGGACCTCCTGCTGGAATACATCGCCATCGTGGCAGTGGTGGCCATCGGCATCTCCGGCTACTTTGACGCGTTCCTCTCCGGCATCGGAATCCACATGCCAACCTGGATGACGTCCACTGCCGACGAGGGCAAGGGCGGCATCATCAACCTCCCCGCGATCCTCGTCTGCCTCTTGGTAACGTGGATCCTGAGCCGTGGAACCAAGGCGTTCGGCCGGTTCGAACTTGTCGCGGTAGCCATCAAGGTCATCCTGATCCTCTTCATCATCGGCCTTGGCATTTTCTACGTGAACGCTGAGAACTACAACCCGTTCATGCCCAGTGGCTTCGGTCCGGTCATTGCCGGCGCCGCGACCGTCTTCTTCGCAGTCTTCGGTTATGACGCCATGAGTACAGCGGCGGAAGAGGCCAAGGACGGCAAGAAGCACATGCCCAAGGCCATCATCCTGTCCTTGATCATTGCCATGCTGTTGTACGTCGCTGCCACGCTGGTCCTCACGGGGATGCAGAACTACAAGGACATCAATCCCACCGCCGGCTTCGCATCGGCGTTCCAAGGGGTCGGACTCCCGGTCATTGCCACCATCATCTCGGTCTTCGCTGTCCTGTCCATCCTGACCGTCATGCTCACGTTCCTGTTGGGCGTCACCCGCGTGTGGTTCTCCATGAGCCGCGACGGCCTGCTGCCAGGCTGGTTCGCCAAAACGGACCGGCACGGCACGCCACAGCGCGTCACATGGATCGCCGGCGTCGCCTCGGCGTTCCTTGCCGGCGTCTTCCCCATCAAGGAAGTGGCCGACCTGACCAACATCGGTATCCTGGCCGCTTTCGTGGTGGTTTGTGTTTCCGTGATTGTCTTCCGCTACACCAAGCCCAACGCTCCGCGTACCTTCCGCCTGCCGCTCATGCCGGTGGTTCCCGCCTTCGGCGTCCTTGCTTCGGCATTCCTCATGTTCCAACTGCACTGGGAAACCTGGTTGCGTTTCGGAGTGT